The genomic segment AGCGACGACCGACGGAAGCACCGGGGCACTGCCGCCCCGCGCCCCCTCGGCCAGCGACTCCGACCACGACACCCCGGTGGCGGCCGGGGTCCAGGAAGCCGCCGCGCAGGCCATGGGGCGCGCCACCGACTTCCTGCTCTCCCTGCAGGACGCCCAGGGCTGGTGGAAGGGCGACCTGGAGACCAACGTCACCATGGACGCCGAGGACTTGCTGCTCCGTCAGTTCCTGGGCATCCGCGACGAGAAGACCACCCAGGCCGCCGCGCTCTTCATCAGAGGCGAGCAGCGGCCGGACGGAACCTGGGCCACCTTCCACGGCGGCCCGCCCGAACTCTCCGCCACCGTCGAGGCGTACGTCGCGCTGCGGCTGGCCGGCGACGACCCGGGCGAGCCGCACATGGCGCGGGCGTCCGCGTGGATCCGGGAGCGGGGCGGGATCGCCGCCGCCCGGGTGTTCACCCGGATCTGGCTGGCGTTGTTCGGCTGGTGGAAGTGGGACGACCTGCCGGCGATGCCGCCGGAGATCGTCTACTTCCCGAAGTGGATGCCGCTGAACATCTACGACTTCGGCTGCTGGGCACGCCAGACGATCGTGCCGCTGACCGTCGTCTCGGCCAAGCGTCCGGTGCGGCCCGCGCCGTTCCCGCTCGACGAGCTGCACACCGACCCCGGGCGACCGAACCCGACCAAGCCCCTTGATCCGCTGGGTAGTTGGGAAGGTGCCTTCCAGCGCCTCGACAAGGTCCTGCACGGCTACCACAAGGTGGCGCTGAAGCGGTTGCGCAGGGCCGCGATGAACAGCGCGGCCCGCTGGATCGTCGAGCGGCAGGAGAACGACGGCTGCTGGGGAGGCATCCAGCCCCCGGCCGTGTACTCGATCATCGCGCTGCACCTGCTCGGCTACGACCTCCGGCATCCCGTGATGCGGGCCGGGTTGGAGTCCCTCGACCGGTTCGCCGTGTGGCGTGAGGACGGGGCCCGGATGATCGAGGCGTGCCAGTCCCCGGTGTGGGACACCTGCCTCGCCACCATCGCGCTTGCCGACGCGGGCCTGCCCGCCGACCATCCCCAGCTCGTCAAGGCCGCCGACTGGATGCTCGGCGAGGAGATCGTCCGACCCGGCGACTGGTCGGTGAAACGGCCCCAACTTCCCCCGGGTGGCTGGGCGTTCGAGTTCCACAACGACAACTACCCTGACATCGACGACACCGCCGAGGTCGTCCTCGCGCTGCGCCGGGTCGGACACCACGACCCGGAGCGGGTGGAGAAGGCCGTCCGGCGCGGGGTGCGCTGGACCGTCGGCATGCAGTCGAGGAACGGGGCGTGGGGCGCCTTCGACGTCGACAACACCAGCCCGTTCCCCAACCGACTGCCGTTCTGCGACTTCGGCGAGGTCATCGACCCGCCGTCCGCCGACGTCACCGCGCACGTGGTGGAGATGCTCGCGGTCGAGGGCCTGTCCCGCGATCCGCGCACCCGGCGCGGCATCGAATGGCTGCTCGCCGAACAGAAGCCGAACGGCGCGTGGTTCGGCCGCTGGGGCGTCAACTACGTCTACGGCACCGGGTCGGTGGTCCCCGCGCTGGTCGCCGCCGGCCTGCCGGCCGCGCATCCGGCGATCCGCCGGGCCGTGGCCTGGCTGGAGACCGTGCAGAACGACGACGGCGGCTGGGGCGAGGACCTGCGCTCCTACCGTGACCCCGCCGAGTGGGGCGGCAAGGGCGCCTCCACCGCCTCCCAGACAGCCTGGGCGCTGCTCGCGCTGCTGGCGGCGGGGGAGCGGGACGCCAAGTCCACCGAGCGTGGCGTCGAGTGGCTGGCCCAGACCCAGCGGGAGGACGGGTCCTGGGACGAGCCGCACTTCACCGGGACCGGCTTCCCCTGGGACTTCTCGATCAACTACCACCTCTACCGGCAGGTCTTCCCGCTCACCGCGCTCGGCCGGTACGTGAACGGCGAGCCGGCCGTCCTGAAAGCCAAGGGAAGCTGATGAACACGCCCGCCGCCTCGGCCCCGCTGCTGATCGCCTGCGCGCTCGGCATCGAGCAGCTCGCCCTGCGCAGCGGCGACCGGGGCGGCGCCGGGGGGCCGGTCACCGTCCTGCGCACCGGCATGGGGCCACGGGCCGCCGAGCGGTCCGTCACCCGACTGCTCGCCGACCCGGGGCTGCGCGACGCGGCCGTGCTGGCCACCGGGTTCTGCGCCGGACTCGCCCCGGGCATGCATCCCGGCGACCTGGTCGTCGCCGAGGAGACCCGGGGGCCCGACGGCGTCGTCACACCCTGTGTGGGCACCGAACTGCTGGTCAAGGAGCTGGTGAGGGCCGTGCCCGGGCGTACGGTCCACACCGGCCCGCTCACCGGATCCGATCACGTCGTACGCGGTCAGGAACGGTCCGCCCTGTTCGCGACCGGCGCGCTCGCGGTCGACATGGAGTCCGCGGTCACGCTCCACTGCGCCGTGAGATCGGGCGGCCGCCCGGTTGCGGCCGTCCGGGTGGTCGTGGACGCTCCAGAACATGAACTGGTCCGGATCGGCACGGTACGCGGTGGAATATCAGCCTTCCGCGTCCTTCGTGCCGTCCTTCCCGCTTACTACGAATGGCACCGTTCCTTGCTGCTCCCCAGGAGGTGAGCCAGATGGCCATGCCGCTCCGCCAGTCCATCAAGGTGGCGACGTATCTCGCTGAACAGAAGCTCCGCAAGAGGGACAAGTTCCCGCTGATCGTCGAGCTGGAACCGCTCTACGCCTGCAATCTCAAGTGCGAGGGCTGCGGCAAGATCCAGCACCCGGCGGGCGTGCTCAAGCAGCGCATGCCGGTGGCGCAGGCTGTGGGCGCCGTCCTGGAGTCCGGTGCGCCGATGGTGTCGATCGCCGGGGGCGAGCCCCTGATGCACCCTCAGATCGACGAGATCGTGCGGCAGTTGGTGGCGAAGAAGAAGTACGTCTTCCTCTGCACCAACGCCATGCTGCTGCGCAAGAAGATGGACAAGTTCAAGCCCTCGCCGTACTTCGCGTTCGCCGTGCACATCGACGGGCTGCGGGAGCGGCACGACGAGTCGGTGGCGAAGGAAGGCGTGTTCGACGAGGCGGTGGCGGCCATCAAGGAGGCCAAGCGGCGCGGCTTCCGGGTGACCACCAACTCGACCTTCTTCAACACCGACACCCCGCAGACCATCATCGAGGTCCTCAACTACCTCAACGACGACCTCCAGGTCGACGAGATGATGATCTCGCCCGCCTACGCCTACGAGAAGGCGCCCGACCAGGAACACTTCCTCGGCGTCGAGCAGACCCGTGAGCTGTTCAAGAAGGCCTTCTCCGGCGGCAACCGGGGGCGCTGGCGGCTCAACCACTCGCCCCTGTTCCTCGACTTCCTGGAGGGCAAGGTCGACTTCCCGTGCACAGCGTGGGCGATCCCCAACTACTCGCTCTTCGGCTGGCAGCGGCCCTGCTACCTGATGAGCGACGGGTACGTCACGACGTACCGGGAGCTGATCGAGGACACCGACTGGGACGCGTACGGCCGGGGCAAGGACCCGCGCTGTGCCAACTGCATGGCGCACTGCGGTTACGAGCCGACCGCCGTCCTCGCCACCATGGGATCGCTGAAAGAGTCCCTGCGCGCGATGCGCGAGACCGTCTCCGGCAGCCACGGGAACCACGGGAAGCAGGGGTGATGTGATGACCGCCGTGTCGCTGGGCGTTCCGGAGATGCCCGTCCGACCGGTCGCGGAGCGCCGCCTCTCGCGGCGCATCCAGGTCGGTCCGGTGGCCGTGGGGGGCGGGGCCCCGGTGTCGGTGCAGTCCATGACGACGACCCGTACGTCGGACATCGGCGCCACCTTGCAGCAGATCGCCGAACTCACCGCGTCCGGCTGCCAGATCGTCCGCGTCGCCTGCCCCACGCAGGACGACGCGGACGCCCTCGCCACCATCGCCCGCAAGTCGCAGATCCCGGTGATCGCGGACATCCACTTCCAGCCGAAGTACGTGTTCGCGGCGATCGAGGCCGGCTGTGCGGCGGTGCGGGTGAACCCTGGCAACATCAAGCAGTTCGACGACAAGATCAAGGAGATCGCGCGGGCGGCGAAGGAACACGGGACCCCGATCCGGATCGGGGTCAACGCCGGCTCGCTCGACAAGCGGCTCCTGCAGAAGTACGGCAGGGCGACGCCCGAGGCGCTGGTCGAATCCGCGCTGTGGGAGGCGTCGCTGTTCGAGGAGCACGACTTCCGGGACATCAAGATCTCGGTCAAGCACAACGACCCGGTCGTGATGATCGAGGCGTACCGGCAGTTGGCGGCCCGGTGCGACTACCCGTTGCATCTGGGGGTGACCGAGGCCGGTCCGGCGTTCCAGGGCACGATCAAGTCCGCCGTGGCCTTCGGGGCGCTGCTCAGCGAGGGGATCGGCGACACGATCCGGGTCTCGCTGAGCGCCCCTCCCGTCGAGGAGATCAAGGTCGGCATCCAGATCCTGGAGTCGCTGAACCTGCGGCAACGGCGGCTGGAGATCGTCTCGTGCCCCTCGTGCGGACGGGCGCAGGTCGATGTGTACCGGCTGGCGGACGAGGTGACCGCCGGCCTCGAAGGCATGGAGGTGCCGTTGCGCGTGGCCGTCATGGGCTGCGTCGTCAACGGACCCGGGGAGGCGCGGGAGGCGGACCTGGGGGTCGCCTCCGGCAACGGCAAGGGGCAGATCTTCGTGAAGGGCGAGGTCATCAGGACCGTGCCCGAGTCGAAGATCGTGGAGACCCTCATCGACGAGGCGATGAAGATCGCCGAGCAGATGGAGAAGGACGGCGTCGCGTCGGGGGAGCCGGCGGTCACCGTGAGTTGACAACGGGCTGAGAGAGCACGGATCGAGAGGGGGCCCGACGTGACGATACTGGAGAGCATCCGGCAACCGCGCGACCTGAAGGCGCTGACCGAGGCGGAACTCGGTGAACTGGCCGAAGAGATCCGGGAGTTCCTGGTGCACGCGGTCGCCAGGACAGGTGGTCACCTGGGGCCCAATCTGGGGGTGGTGGAACTCTCCATCGCGCTCCACCGGGTCTTCGAGTCACCCGTCGACCGCATCGTCTGGGACACCGGTCATCAGAGCTATGTGCACAAGCTTCTGACAGGACGTCAGGACTTCTCCAAGCTGCGCGGCAAGGGCGGCCTGTCCGGCTACCCCTCGCGCGAGGAGTCCGAGCACGACATCGTCGAGAACAGCCACGCCTCCACCGCCCTCGGCTGGGCGGACGGCCTCGCCAAGGCCCGCCAGGTGCGGGGGGAGCAGGGCCATGTGGTCGCGGTCATCGGCGACGGCGCCCTGACCGGCGGCATGGCCTGGGAGGCGCTCAACAACATCGCGGCCGCCAAGGACCGGCCGCTGATCATCGTCGTCAACGACAACGAACGCTCGTACTCCCCGACCATAGGCGGCCTCGCCAACCACCTCGCGACCCTGCGCACCACCGACGGCTACGAGCAGGTCCTCGCCTGGGGCAAGGAGGTCCTGCTGCGCACCCCGGTCGTCGGCAGGGAGGTCTACGAGGCGCTGCACGGGGCGAAGAAGGGCTTCAAGGACGCCTTCGCGCCGCAGGGCATGTTCGAGGATCTGGGCCTGAAGTACGTCGGTCCGATCGACGGGCACGACACCAAGGCGGTCGAGTCGGCACTGCGCCGCGCCAAGCGCTTCCACGGGCCGGTCCTGGTGCACTGTCTGACGCAGAAGGGCCGCGGGTACGAGCCCGCGCTCGCCAACGAGGAGGACCACTTCCACACGGTCGGCGTCATGGACCCGCTGACCTGCGAGCCGCTCACCCCTGCCGGCGGACCCTCCTGGACGTCGGTCTTCGGCGACGAGATCGTACGCATCGGGGACGAGCGCGAGGACGTCGTGGCGATCACGGCGGCCATGCTGCACCCGGTGGGGCTCGGCAGGTTCGCGGAGAAGTTCCCGGACCGGGTGTGGGACGTGGGGATCGCCGAGCAGCACGCGGCGGTGTCGGCGGCCGGCCTCGCCACGGGCGGCCTCCACCCGGTCGTGGCGGTCTACGCGACCTTCCTCAACCGGGCCTTCGACCAACTGCTGATGGACGTGGCGCTGCACCGGTGCGGGGTCACCTTCGTCCTGGACCGGGCCGGTGTGACGGGTGTCGACGGAGCGTCGCACAACGGCATGTGGGACATGTCCATCCTCCAGGTCGTGCCGGGGCTGCGGATCGCCGCGCCCCGCGACGCCGACCAGCTGCGGGCCCAGCTGCGGGAGGCGGTCGCCGTGGACGACGCTCCCACGCTGATCCGGTTCCCGAAGGAGTCGGTGGGGCCGGAGATCCCGTCCCTGGAGCGGGTGGGCGGCATGGACGTCCTGCACCGCTCCCCGTCCTCGGAGTTCTCCCCGTCCTCCTCGGAGTCGTCTCCGACCTCGGCGTCCTCCCCGTCCCCGGACCGTCCGAAGGTGCTGCTGGTCGCCGTCGGCGTCATGGCCTCGGTGTGCCTGCAGGCCGCCGAGCTGCTTCAGGCGCGGGGCATCGGCTGCACCGTCGTCGACCCGCGCTGGGTCAAGCCGGTCGATCCGGCGCTGCCGTGGCTCGCCGACGAACACCGGCTGGTGGCCGTCGTGGAGGACAACAGCCGGGCGGCCGGGGTCGGTTCGGCGGTCGCACTGGCGTTGGGGGACGCCGAGGTCGACGTGCCCGTACGACGGTTCGGGATTCCGGAGCAGTTCCTCCCGCACGCCAAGCGCGGGGAAGTGCTGGCGGACATAGGTCTGACGCCGGTCGAGATCGCCGGACGGATCAGCGCGTGTCTGGCCGTCAAGGGCGAGCTCGCCGAGGACGACCTGTCCGAAGCCGTGCCTTCCGAGGGGACACCGTAAAATGACCACCGCGGAACCCGCCGCCGGTGCCGAGGAGTTCGACCTCGGCAGACTCCTGGCCGAGCGCGGCGCCGAGCGCTACGAACTCCACACCCGGCACCTCAACCACCAACTCCCGCGCATGCTGCACACCATCGGCTTCGACAAGGTCTACGAGCGGGCCGAGGGCGCGTACTTCTGGGACGCGGACGGCAACGACTACCTGGACATGCTCGCCGGGTTCGGGGTGATGGGGCTCGGCCGCCACCACCCCGTGGTCCGCAAGGCGCTGCACGACGTGCTCGACGCGCACCTCGCCGACCTGACCCGCTTCGACTGCCAGCCGCTGCCCGGGCTGCTCGCCGAGAAGCTGCTCGGCCACAGCCCGCACCTGGACCGGGTGTTCTTCGGCAACAGCGGCACGGAGGCAGTCGAGACCGCGCTGAAGTTCGCCCGGTACGCCACTGGCAGACCGCGCGTCCTGTACTGCGACCACGCCTTCCACGGGCTCACCACCGGCTCGCTCTCCGTGAACGGCGAGGACGGCTTCCGGGACGGCTTCGCACCGCTGCTGCCCGACACGGCCGTACCGCTCGGTGATCTCGACGCCCTGGCACGGGAGTTGAAGAAGGGGGACGTCGCCGCCCTCGTGGTCGAGCCCATCCAGGGCAAGGGCGTGCACGAGGCGCCGCCCGGCTATCTGCGCGCCGCCCAGGAGCTGCTGCACCGCCACAAGGCCCTGCTGATCGTCGACGAGGTGCAGACCGGGCTCGGGCGGACCGGGGACTTCTACGCCTATCAGCACGAGGACGGGGTCGAGCCGGACCTGGTGTGTGTGGCCAAGGCGCTCTCCGGCGGCTATGTCCCGGTCGGCGCGACCCTCGGCAAGGAGTGGATCTTCAAGAAGGTCTACTCGTCGATGGACCGCGTCCTCGTCCACTCGGCGAGCTTCGGCTCCAACGCCCAGGCCATGGCCGCCGGCCTCGCGGTTCTCTCGGTCATGGAGAACGAGGAGATCGTGGCCCATGCCCGGGCCACGGGGGATCTGCTGAAGGGCCGGCTCGCGGCACTGGTCGACAAGTACGAACTGCTCAGCGACGTACGCGGCCGGGGCCTGATGATCGGCATCGAGTTCGGCCGGCCCAAGTCGCTCAAGCTGCGCAGCCGTTGGGCGATGCTCCAGGCGGCCCGCAAGGGACTCTTCGCCCAGATGGTCGTCGTACCGCTGCTGCAGCGGCACCGCATCCTCACCCAGGTCTCCGGCGACCATCTGGAGGTGATCAAGCTGATCCCGCCGCTGGTCGTCGGGGAGCGGGAGGTGGACCGGTTCGTCGAGGCCTTCACCGAGGTGATGGACGACGCGCACAGCGGGGGCGGGCTGATGTGGGACTTCGGCAGGACGCTGGTGAAACAGGCGGTGGCCAACCGGTAGAGGGGCCTGTCGGGGAGCGACTCCGCGGGCACGGATGGCTTTGCCTCTGAGGCAAGAAATTTGCCGCAGAGGCAAACCTCCGGCTGAATGGAGGGCATGAGCCCCTCCGAGGGTACGGACCCTCCCGAGCCCCCGCTGAGCGGGGAGCTGCCCGCTGTCGCCCCGCAGTTGCGGGCCCTGCGGCGCAGGGCCGCCCTCACCCTGGAGGCCGCGGCCCGTGCCGCCGGGATGTCGCCCGCACACCTCTCCCGGTTGGAGACCGGGCAGCGCCAGCCCTCGCTGCCGATGCTGCTCGCGCTGGCCCGTATCTACGGTACGACCGTCTCCGAACTGCTCGGTGAGACCGTGGCCGAGCGGGACGCCGTGCTGCGCGCGCCCGACATGGAGCCCACCCGGGCCGGCGGCTGGACGTACTGGCAGGCGGGCGCGTCCGGGCGCGGGATGCAGGCGCTGCGCGTCCATGTGCCGTACGGCTCGCAGGGCGACATCGTGCGGGTGCATCCCGGCGAGGAGTGGCTCTACGTCCTCAAGGGGCGGCTGCGGCTGCGCCTCGGTGACACCGCGCATCTGCTGGCGCCGGGGGACAGCGCGCACTTCGACTCGCTGACCCCGCACCGCATCGCCGCCGCCGACCACGACGGCGCCGACCTCCTGTTCGTCCACACCCTTCTGCAGAGCCCGACCGCCGCGCTGTGCCTCGGGCCGATCACCCCCGGAGAGACCCCATGACCGACCTGGAAGAGAAGTTCCCCCGCGCCCTGTGGGTGCGGCTCATCATCTACATCGCGGTCGGCCATGTCTTCGCGGCCTTCGTCTACCTGCTGTTCGAGGTGGGCGCCAAGCAGTAGCCGTATGACCGGCGGGTCGGTACTCCGGGTCGGTCCTCCGGGTCGGTCCTCCGGGTCGGCCCTCTGCCGGTCGGGCAGGCGGCGCCCTAGTCGAGCAGGCGGTCGCGCAACCGGCTCCGGACCTCAGGAGTCACCTTCAGGCCCTTGTCCAGATAGGTGTCCACGTCGCCCCAGGTCTCGTCGATCGTTTCGAAGGCCGCCTGGAGGTATTCGGCGCGGGCGTCGAAGAGCGGGCTCAGCAGATCCATGACCTCCGGGGAGTACGCGCTCGCGTGGCTGCTGCTGCGGTGCACCTTGTAGCGGCGGTGCTTGGCGTTCGACTCCAGGTAGTCGGCGACGACGGCCTCGCGCTCGACGCCCAGGGCGAGGAGCGTGATGGCGATGGACAGGCCCGCGCGGTCCTTGCCCGCGGCGCAGTGCATCAGCACGGGCACACTGTCCTCGGCCACCGCGTGCAGCACCCGGGAGTGTTCGGCCGTGCGGTGCTTGATGATCGTCCGGTAGGAGGCGATCATCCGGCCGGCCCCCTTGCCGCCGTCCAGCAGAGCACGCAGCTGGTCCAGGTCGCCGTCGCGGACCATCTTCCAGAACTCGGCGCCGTCCGCCGGGTCGCTCAGCGGCAGGTTCACATTGAGCGTGCCGGGCAACTCGACGTCCGGGCCCTCCAGCTTCTGGTCGGCCGCGTTGCGGAAGTCGAAGATCGTGTGCAGGCCCAGGGAGGTCAGGAACGCGGTGTCCTCGTCGGTCGCGTGCGCGAGATGGCCACTGCGGAACAGCACCCCATGACGCACCCGGCGGCCGTCCACGGTCGGCAGACCGCCCACATCGCGGAAATTGCGCACTCCGGTCAGATCGGGCTCGGTCGACGGGATCTGCTGCGTCACTGGGGCTCCCTCCCATCCGTCCGTCGGCGCCGAACGTCGACGGGCACGCACTCGACACCGAGGCGCGCACTCGACGATACGACATGGGTGCGTACGCCAATGAGTTGTCCACAGGAGGCGCGGTGGAGCCCGTGGTGCTTGTCCACAGGCGGTTCGGCCGACGCGTCGGCAGTTGTCCACAGGCGACACCGAGCGCCTGCGGCGACCTGCGATGATGTTGAAGCCCGATCGCACCTGTTCGAACCTGTGGGGGCTTGATGTTGGAAATCGGCGCAGACAGCCGGACCTGGCTTCTCACGGGGCCCCGGAGCAGCTATGCCCTGCGGCTCACGGAGAACGACGAGCTGCTGCACCTGCACTGGGGTCCCCGGATCGCGCTCGCCGACGCCGAGGACTTGGCCGCCAGGCAGCAGCTGCCGTACTGGCCGTTCGAGGCCCCGGTCGACGGACACGAGGAGTACCCCGTCGAGGGCGGTCCCCGCTTCACCCGTCCCGCTCTCTCCGTGCGCACGGACGAGCGGCGCGGCACCGAGTGGACCTTCCAGGCGTACGAGGCCGAAGGCGACGAGCTGCGGCTGCGGTTCACCGACGGCGGACTCGGGATCACGCTGCACTACCGGATGCGCGACGACGTGGTCGAGCGCTGGGTGACCCTCGCCAACGAAGGGCCGGCGGTGGAGCTGCTGCGGGCCGACTCGGCGACCTGGACGCTGCCGCCGCGCGCGGAGGAGGCCTGGCGGCTGTCCCAGCTGCACGGGCGGTGGGCGGCCGAGTCCCGGCTGGTGCACGGGGACCTCACGTACGGCGAGAAGGTCATCGGCAGCCGGCGCGGGCACACCGGGCACCAGCACCTGCCCTGGGTCGCCCTGGACACCGACGCCACCGAGGAGCGCGGCGAGGTCTACGGCTGTGCCCTCGGCTGGTCGGGGTCCTGGCGGATCGCGGTCGCCCAACTCCCGGACGCGCGCGTGCAGATCACCGGCGGCGCCGGATACGACGAGTCCGGTCTGCTGCGGCTGGAGACGGGCGGGACGTTCACGACGCCCGTCTTCGCCGGCCTGTGGAGCGACGGCGGCTTCGGCGGGGCGAGCCGTGCCTGGCACACGTATCAGCGGACGTACGTCATCCCGGACGCGGAGCAGGACCGGCCGGTGCTCTTCAACTCCTGGGAGGCCACCGAGTTCGACATCTCCGAGGAACAGCAGGGGACGCTCGCGCGGCGGGCGGCAGCCATCGGGGTCGAGCTGTTCGTCGTGGACGACGGCTGGTTCGGGGCGCGCACCAGTGACCGGGCCGGCCTCGGCGACTGGACGCCCAACCCGGACCGCTTCCCGAAGGGGCTGAAGCCGCTCGCCGACTACGTGCATGCCCTCGGGATGCAATTCGGCATCTGGGTCGAGCCCGAGATGATCAACCCGGACAGCGAGCTGTACCGGGCGCACCCCGAATGGGCGCAGTACCAACCGGGGCGAAAGCGGACGGAGCTGCGTAATCAGCTCGTCCTCAATCTCGCGCGCGAGGACGTCCAGGAATACCTCTGGGAGCGGCTCGACGCACTCCTGTCCAGCGCGCCGATCGACTATGTGAAGTGGGACTTCAATCGCTGCTTCACGGACGCCGGCTGGCCCGGTGAGCCGTATCCGCAGAAGCTGTGGGTCGAGCACGTGCACGCCTTCTACGCCCTGCTGGACCGGCTGCGGGCCGCGCACCCCGGGGTGGCGTTCGAGTCGTGCTCGGGTGGCGGCGGCCGTATCGACCTCGGAGTGATGGCGCGGACGGACCAGGTGTGGACGTCCGACAACACCGACCCGCTGGACCGGCTCGCCATCCAGCACGGCTTCAGTCAGGTCCACCCGGCCCGGATCATGGCCGCGTGGGTCACCGACAGCCCGAACAACCAGCTCAACGGCCGGGTCAGCTCGCTGCGGTTCCGGTTCGTCAGCGCCATGGCGGGTGTGCTGGGCGTCGGCGGCGACCTCACCGAGTGGACGGAGGAGGAGCTGGCCGAGGCGCGGGGCTGGGTCGAGCTGTACAAGGAGATCCGGCCGGTCGTGCAGCGCGGCGACCTCTACCGGCTGCGGCCGCCGACGGGCGGGCTGAGTGCCGTGCAGTACGTCCACGGTGACGAGGTCGTCGTCCTGGCCTGGCTCCAGGCCCAGCACTACGGCGAGCCGCTCGCCCCGCTCCGC from the Streptomyces sp. NBC_00310 genome contains:
- a CDS encoding alpha-galactosidase, which encodes MLEIGADSRTWLLTGPRSSYALRLTENDELLHLHWGPRIALADAEDLAARQQLPYWPFEAPVDGHEEYPVEGGPRFTRPALSVRTDERRGTEWTFQAYEAEGDELRLRFTDGGLGITLHYRMRDDVVERWVTLANEGPAVELLRADSATWTLPPRAEEAWRLSQLHGRWAAESRLVHGDLTYGEKVIGSRRGHTGHQHLPWVALDTDATEERGEVYGCALGWSGSWRIAVAQLPDARVQITGGAGYDESGLLRLETGGTFTTPVFAGLWSDGGFGGASRAWHTYQRTYVIPDAEQDRPVLFNSWEATEFDISEEQQGTLARRAAAIGVELFVVDDGWFGARTSDRAGLGDWTPNPDRFPKGLKPLADYVHALGMQFGIWVEPEMINPDSELYRAHPEWAQYQPGRKRTELRNQLVLNLAREDVQEYLWERLDALLSSAPIDYVKWDFNRCFTDAGWPGEPYPQKLWVEHVHAFYALLDRLRAAHPGVAFESCSGGGGRIDLGVMARTDQVWTSDNTDPLDRLAIQHGFSQVHPARIMAAWVTDSPNNQLNGRVSSLRFRFVSAMAGVLGVGGDLTEWTEEELAEARGWVELYKEIRPVVQRGDLYRLRPPTGGLSAVQYVHGDEVVVLAWLQAQHYGEPLAPLRLRGIDPTEKYECRETGEVHRGAVLLHHGLRTGLRGDFDAKVIRLRRT
- a CDS encoding tyrosine-protein phosphatase, with the protein product MTQQIPSTEPDLTGVRNFRDVGGLPTVDGRRVRHGVLFRSGHLAHATDEDTAFLTSLGLHTIFDFRNAADQKLEGPDVELPGTLNVNLPLSDPADGAEFWKMVRDGDLDQLRALLDGGKGAGRMIASYRTIIKHRTAEHSRVLHAVAEDSVPVLMHCAAGKDRAGLSIAITLLALGVEREAVVADYLESNAKHRRYKVHRSSSHASAYSPEVMDLLSPLFDARAEYLQAAFETIDETWGDVDTYLDKGLKVTPEVRSRLRDRLLD